The Phycisphaerae bacterium genome has a window encoding:
- a CDS encoding multicopper oxidase domain-containing protein, which produces MTTIPKKLRSPRVVLLAMSLATLTTAARGADIYLVAGTTTKLMPDGASIPMWGFALDPDFGGDGVVTIPGPTIEVLPGDATLSIHLKNNLAEPVSIVIPGLRAAMSPVYFTDGQGRPRVRSFTHEAAPGGSATYTWTNLQPGTRLYQSGTHSSVQVQMGLYGCITQDASPGEAYPGVAYDQQVLLVFSEIDPALHDAVDSGNYVSFGDPQVNMTSTIDFRPKYFLVNGEPYSAGTPSITAGNVGDDVLVRLVNAGLRSYAPVMLGAHVELAAEDGYPYTHRTRQYSILLPAAKTLDVLFTPSAAGMYPLFDRRLNLTNAGAAPGGVLRVLSVAP; this is translated from the coding sequence ATGACGACGATTCCCAAGAAACTACGCTCGCCGCGCGTGGTGCTGCTCGCGATGAGCCTGGCCACTCTGACCACAGCCGCCCGCGGCGCGGACATTTATCTGGTGGCCGGCACCACCACGAAACTCATGCCCGATGGAGCGTCGATCCCGATGTGGGGATTTGCGCTCGACCCAGACTTCGGCGGCGACGGCGTCGTGACGATTCCTGGACCGACCATCGAGGTACTGCCCGGTGATGCCACGCTGAGCATCCACCTCAAGAACAATCTCGCCGAGCCCGTCTCCATCGTTATCCCCGGACTCCGCGCCGCGATGTCCCCGGTGTACTTCACGGATGGACAGGGCCGGCCGCGCGTTCGCTCTTTCACGCACGAGGCGGCGCCTGGCGGTTCGGCCACATACACGTGGACGAACCTCCAGCCCGGCACTCGCCTGTACCAAAGCGGCACGCATTCTTCCGTGCAGGTCCAGATGGGCCTATACGGCTGCATCACGCAGGATGCGTCCCCAGGCGAGGCCTATCCCGGCGTCGCTTACGATCAGCAGGTTCTGCTCGTGTTCAGCGAGATCGACCCGGCGCTCCATGACGCCGTCGACTCCGGAAACTACGTTTCCTTCGGCGACCCGCAGGTTAACATGACCAGCACGATCGACTTTCGGCCGAAGTATTTCCTGGTCAACGGCGAGCCCTATTCCGCGGGCACGCCGAGCATCACCGCGGGCAACGTCGGCGACGACGTGCTCGTCCGCCTCGTCAACGCCGGCCTGCGGTCCTACGCACCTGTCATGCTCGGCGCACATGTGGAACTGGCGGCCGAGGACGGCTATCCGTATACGCACCGGACGCGGCAGTACTCGATCCTGCTCCCAGCCGCAAAGACGCTCGACGTGCTGTTTACCCCTTCCGCGGCTGGCATGTATCCGCTCTTCGATCGGCGTCTAAACCTGACGAACGCCGGCGCTGCGCCGGGCGGGGTGCTGCGCGTGCTCTCGGTGGCGCCGTGA